From a region of the Lactuca sativa cultivar Salinas chromosome 4, Lsat_Salinas_v11, whole genome shotgun sequence genome:
- the LOC111907431 gene encoding F-box/kelch-repeat protein At1g51550, whose translation MADDAASTSTITSRINTSITDISHDHLFSILLLLPLESILSFAMTCKKTTRLTQSHTLWKSICTRDWGHSTVDALVNSSSSPLSIDWKRLYQRLRNLDRVACYTLTDSETSPGPRASHSLNFFSGCLVLFGGGSEGGRHLDDTWVAYIGNSFRRKMNWQRVISEGPSGRFGHSCVVIGNCLVLFGGINDSGIRQNDTWMAQVETTTGALSWRLLDVGPITPPTRGAHACCLIDNRRMLIHGGIGLSGMRLGDTWVLDLSENLCFGTWHETVSHHDPVPSPRSGHTLTYIGGSRSVLFGGRGIGYEVLNDVWYFDSSEGHLKWVPIVFELRSIPNGLSLPRVGHSATLILGGRILIYGGEDSYRHRKNDFWLLDISQGCMWKRLKSEGYQPKNRSFHRACADESGRYLYVFGGMVDGILQPAEPSGLRFDGELFVVELVL comes from the exons ATGGCTGATGATGCCGCAAGCACCAGCACCATTACTAGTAGAATCAACACCTCCATAACCGACATATCACATGACCATCTCTTCTCCATCCTTCTGCTCCTACCTCTGGAATCCATCCTGTCGTTTGCCATGACCTGTAAGAAAACTACTCGCCTAACTCAATCCCATACTCTCTGGAAATCCATCTGCACCAGGGATTGGGGTCACTCCACCGTCGATGCCCTCGTCAATTCTTCCTCATCTCCTCTTTCTATCGACTGGAAGAGACTCTATCAGCGTCTCCGTAACCTTGATCGGGTCGCCTGCTATACGCTCACAGATTCGGAGACTTCCCCTGGTCCTAGAGCTTCTCATTCTCTCAATTTTTTCTCCGGATGTCTCGTTCTCTTCGGTGGCGGATCCGAAGGAG gACGCCATCTTGATGACACATGGGTAGCCTACATAGGAAACAGCTTTAGAAGAAAGATGAACTGGCAAAGAGTAATATCAGAAGGCCCAAGTGGGCGATTTGGTCATTCATGTGTTGTTATAGGCAATTGTCTTGTCCTCTTTGGAGGCATCAACGATAGTGGAATCCGTCAAAACGATACATGGATGGCTCAAGTAGAAACCACCACTGGTGCATTATCATGGAGACTACTCGATGTTGGCCCAATCACACCTCCAACAAGAGGAGCCCATGCCTGTTGTCTGATCGATAACAGAAGAATGCTCATCCATGGAGGAATCGGGTTATCTGGAATGAGATTAGGTGACACATGGGTGTTAGATTTATCTGAGAATCTCTGTTTTGGGACATGGCATGAAACAGTGAGTCACCACGACCCTGTTCCCTCACCTCGATCAGGACACACATTGACTTACATTGGAGGAAGTAGGAGTGTTTTGTTTGGAGGTAGAGGGATTGGTTATGAAGTGCTTAATGATGTATGGTATTTTGATTCGTCTGAAGGGCATCTAAAATGGGTACCAATAGTCTTTGAGCTGAGAAGCATCCCTAATGGGCTTTCACTTCCTAGAGTTGGACACTCAGCTACTTTGATTTTAGGAGGGAGGATTCTTATCTATGGAGGTGAAGATTCTTACAGACACAGGAAGAATGACTTTTGGTTGTTGGACATAAGTCAGGGGTGTATGTGGAAGAGGCTAAAATCTGAAGGGTATCAGCCGAAAAACAGGTCATTTCATCGAGCTTGTGCAGATGAATCTGGGCGTTATTTGTATGTTTTTGGTGGAATGGTGGATGGGATTCTTCAGCCTGCTGAACCTTCTGGACTTAGGTTTGATGGTGAACTTTTTGTGGTAGAACTTGTATTGTAA